TGTTCGCGGGGCTGGCGTTGCTGCTGATCCACCTGACCTATCTGGGTGTGCTCGTCATCCTCATGATGATCATGGAAATGCTCATCATGGTGGTCTTCATGGTGATGTACATGATGAACCCGGCCGGATTGATGCCCATGAGCATGGTGCACAACCCGAAGGGCTCACTGGGGATCGCCGTCGGGACGTTCGCCTTGCTCGTAGCGGGCATCTACCTCATCGACTGGCCCACGTCGCAGGCCTCACCACCGCCCGACACCACGAGGCAGCTGGGTGAGGCGCTCATGGGCTCAAAGATGCTCGTGATGATGGTGCTCGGGCTGGCCTTGTTCGCCGCGATAGTTGTCACCGTCGTGCTCTCGACCCACCGGGGCCGCTACGACCGCTTCGGCGACCGACTGGACCGCACGCGACCGCGTGACCCCGTGCGCGGAGGTGTCGGCCGATGACGCTGCAGGACTACCTGCTGCTGGCAGCGGCGCTGTTCAGCGTCGGGGTGTACGGCGCGCTGTCCCAGCAGTCCATCGTCATGGTGATGATGGGCCTGGAACTGATGATCAACGGCGTGCTCGTCGGCGGTGCCGGGTTCTGGTACTTCACCTCGCCGGTCCGCCCGGACGGCCAGGTGCTCGTGGCGGTCGCGGTGACCGCGATGGCCATCGAGATGGCAGCCGGGTTCGCCGTGGCCACGGCGCTGCTGCGGGCCCGTGACGTGGACATGACCGACATGGCCGCCGACCTGAAGGACTGACGGGCATGCTGTGGTCACTCTTCGGGCTGCCCCTCGTCGTCGGCGTCGCGCTGCTGTTGGCCGGCCATCGGGCCGACCATCATGCTGCGGTGGTGTCGATCACGACGTCCGTGGTGACGCTGGGAATGTCGATCGCGGCCGCGATCATCCGCCCGGCGATGTCGGTTCCCTACCTGCGCGGCATCACGTTCGGGCTGCGGGTGGACGGGCTCTCGGCGGTCCTCGTGGTGACCGTCGCGGTGGTGACGCTCGCCGTGCTCGTGTTCGCGGCGGGCGAGTTCGGCGCGGGCGAGGCGCAGGCGCGCTACCACGGGCTGATGCTCGTGTTCGCGAGCGCGATGCTGCTGACCGTCACGGCCACCACGCTCGTCACGCTGCTCATGGCGTGGGAGGTCATGAGCGCGATGTCGTACGCGCTCATCGGGTTCCACTGGCGCCAGCGCCGGCGCGCCGCATCGGGCACCGTGGCGTTCCTCGTCACCCGGGCGGCCGATCTCGGCCTCTACGTGGCGGCGGGCGCCGCGCTCGCGGGTGGGGCGAGCGGTCTCACGCTAGACGCGCTCGCAGGACTGCCGGACGGCTGGCGGGACGTCGTGGCCGGGGGCGTGATCCTTGCCGCGGCGGGGAAGTCGGCACAACTGCCGTTCAGTTTCTGGCTGGCCCGCGCAATGGACGGTCCAAGCTCTACCTCGGCGCTGCTGCATTCGGCCACGATGGTGGCGGCCGGGTCGTACCTGCTGCTGCGGCTGGAGCCGCTGCTCGCGGCCACCCCCTGGGCGCCCCCGCTCGTCGCGTGGCTGGGCGCGATCACGGCGCTGGCCCTGGGTGCCGTCGCGGTGGTGCAGACCGACCTCAAGCAGTTGCTCGCCGCGTCGACGTGCTCGCAGGTGGGTTTCATGGTGCTGGCAGCCGGAGCGGGTGGCGTGGCGGCCGGCAGCGCGCAACTCGTGGCACATGCGCTCACCAAGAGCTTGCTGTTCCTGACGGCCGGGGCGTGGCTGATGGCACTCGGCACCAAGCACCTGCCGGATCTGACGGGCGTGGCACGGCGCTACCCGGTGGTAGGAACCACGTTCACCGTGGGCGCGGTGACGCTCGCCGGGCTGCCCCCATTGTCGTTGTGGGCGACGAAGGACCAGGTGCTCACGGCCACAGTGCCGTCCGCACCGGCGCTGTATCTCGTCGGTCTCGCCGCTGCCGCGCTGAGTGCCGCCTACGCGATGCGGGCGGTGACGTTGGTGTGGTCGCCGCCCACGGCGGAACCGCGGTTCGACACCGAGCACCCAGGCACGCGCCGCGTCAGCCGGGCGCAGAGCGTGGTGCTGCCGCCGCTGGCGTCCGGGGCCGCGCTGCTCGGCGTGCTCGCGGTGCCCGGCGTGTGGTCGGCGTTCGCCAGGCTGGTGTCCCACGGCCGGGAAGCCACCCCGGAATGGTGGGAGGCCGCCGTCTCCGCCGCCGTGGCGCTGGCCGCCGCCGCTGCCGCCGTCGCCGTGGTCCGCCTCCGTGGTGACGTGCCGGAGCAGGGCGGGCTGCTGCGCTGGCTGGGTCTGGAAGCATTCGCGCGCGAACGGATCGCCCGTCCCGCCGTGACAACGGGGCAGGTACTCGCCCGGTTCGACGACCAGGTGGTGGCCGGTGCCGTGCGCGGGACGGCCACGCTCGGGTTGCGGCTGGCTCGCATGACGACGCTGCGCTGGGAACCGGTGGTGGGTGGCGCCGTGCGCGGAGTCGCCGGTGGTGTTCGGCGGCTCGGCCACCTCGCGCGCCGTCCGCAGACAGGGCAGCTCCACCAGTACTACGCCGAGATCGCCGTCCTGCTCACGGCGCTGGTCGTGTTGCTGATCGTGTTGTGACCAGGGTCGAAGGTGAGGTGAACGTGCTCAGCGTCGTGGTGTTCCTGCCGCTCGCGGTCGCGGTCGGGCTCGTGGCCATGCCACGGGTGAGTGACAGGGTGGTGCGCTCGATCTGGATCGCGGCCACCGCGGCAGATCTCGCGTTGGTGGTGGCGCTGTGGATCGGGTTCGCGCCGGGGCCGTCCGGATTCGCCTACGAGGTGAACCAGCGCTGGATTCCGACCGTGAGCGCGGGATACCACATCGGCCTCGACGGGCTGAGTCTGCCGCTGGTGGCGCTCACGGCGGTACTGTTTCTCGCCTGCGCGCTGTACTCGCTGCGCCAAACCCACCGGATGCGGGCATTCGCGGCGCTGTTCTTGTTCTTGCAGACGGTGTGCCTAGGGGTGTTCGTCTCCCTGGATCTCATCCTGTTCTTCGTCTTCTTCGACCTGTCCATCGTGGGCATGTACTTCGTGATCGCGCTCTGGGGACACCGCGGCGCGGCGCGCGCAGCACTGATGTTCTTCCTCTACACGTTCCTCGGCTCGCTGGCGCTGCTGCTCGGCTTCATCGGCCTGTACGTGGCCTCCGACCCCCACACCTTCGACATCGTGGCCCTGACCGCGCAAAACCCGCTCGCGGGCGGAGGAATCTTCAGCGTGCTGGTGCTGCTGGCGATCCTGGTGGGCCTGGCCGTGAAGACACCGACGGTGCCGTTCCACACCTGGCTGCCTCCCGCGCACACCGAGGCACCCGCTGCGGGCTCGGCCATCCTCGCCGGGGTGCTGCTGAAGCTCGGCACCTACGGGTTCGTGCGGATCGCAATGCCGATCCTGCCGGGCACCTGGCGTGACTAC
The window above is part of the Saccharomonospora glauca K62 genome. Proteins encoded here:
- a CDS encoding NADH-quinone oxidoreductase subunit NuoK is translated as MTLQDYLLLAAALFSVGVYGALSQQSIVMVMMGLELMINGVLVGGAGFWYFTSPVRPDGQVLVAVAVTAMAIEMAAGFAVATALLRARDVDMTDMAADLKD
- a CDS encoding complex I subunit 4 family protein; translation: MLSVVVFLPLAVAVGLVAMPRVSDRVVRSIWIAATAADLALVVALWIGFAPGPSGFAYEVNQRWIPTVSAGYHIGLDGLSLPLVALTAVLFLACALYSLRQTHRMRAFAALFLFLQTVCLGVFVSLDLILFFVFFDLSIVGMYFVIALWGHRGAARAALMFFLYTFLGSLALLLGFIGLYVASDPHTFDIVALTAQNPLAGGGIFSVLVLLAILVGLAVKTPTVPFHTWLPPAHTEAPAAGSAILAGVLLKLGTYGFVRIAMPILPGTWRDYSPAIVAIGVAGVLYGAFVALGQNDLKRMVAYTSVNHMGYILLAFGAAGLVATSDAQAHDLAVTGAVTQMVSHGLITGALFLLTGVLYERGRTYDMDAYGGLAARTPWFARVTAVAAFASLGLPGFSGFIAEFQIFTGALGPVPVATALAVVGILVTAALFLRALQRVFLGPARATGKGDMADLAGAEAAAIVPLLALAVLIGVFPRFLLDVIEPAARVVGTLVSR
- a CDS encoding proton-conducting transporter transmembrane domain-containing protein, which produces MLWSLFGLPLVVGVALLLAGHRADHHAAVVSITTSVVTLGMSIAAAIIRPAMSVPYLRGITFGLRVDGLSAVLVVTVAVVTLAVLVFAAGEFGAGEAQARYHGLMLVFASAMLLTVTATTLVTLLMAWEVMSAMSYALIGFHWRQRRRAASGTVAFLVTRAADLGLYVAAGAALAGGASGLTLDALAGLPDGWRDVVAGGVILAAAGKSAQLPFSFWLARAMDGPSSTSALLHSATMVAAGSYLLLRLEPLLAATPWAPPLVAWLGAITALALGAVAVVQTDLKQLLAASTCSQVGFMVLAAGAGGVAAGSAQLVAHALTKSLLFLTAGAWLMALGTKHLPDLTGVARRYPVVGTTFTVGAVTLAGLPPLSLWATKDQVLTATVPSAPALYLVGLAAAALSAAYAMRAVTLVWSPPTAEPRFDTEHPGTRRVSRAQSVVLPPLASGAALLGVLAVPGVWSAFARLVSHGREATPEWWEAAVSAAVALAAAAAAVAVVRLRGDVPEQGGLLRWLGLEAFARERIARPAVTTGQVLARFDDQVVAGAVRGTATLGLRLARMTTLRWEPVVGGAVRGVAGGVRRLGHLARRPQTGQLHQYYAEIAVLLTALVVLLIVL
- a CDS encoding NADH-quinone oxidoreductase subunit J, whose amino-acid sequence is MWTQIAFWLCAAGAVITGILVFRVDSMARATFSLLASFVFAGLALLLIHLTYLGVLVILMMIMEMLIMVVFMVMYMMNPAGLMPMSMVHNPKGSLGIAVGTFALLVAGIYLIDWPTSQASPPPDTTRQLGEALMGSKMLVMMVLGLALFAAIVVTVVLSTHRGRYDRFGDRLDRTRPRDPVRGGVGR